Below is a window of Nitrospira sp. DNA.
GACATCATCATTGCACATGTTGATGCCCACGGTGGAGGCGAAACATGCTCGCGCCCATCCCTCGTCGTCATCTCAATACACCTTGCTTAATACGTGCGGGAATTGTTCTTTCAGCCGCCGACAGGTCACGTTCTTCAGAATCCCCACCACTCTTGAGACCGCGTAAGTCGGTGGAATCACCCTGCGCAAATGGAAATGGTTTCGGTCTATCTCGATCTCCTTAAGAAACGACGCGGCGCGCAATTCCCGCACTTCCCGGAGCACCTTCTGTAAATATTCCGCCATCCTGGGCATGAGAATGTTCCACCGGTACTACGCTACCCCAGGCCACATGGTCCTAGATCTTATTGACCACAGGCGCCTGTCGATGAAGTTCATCACCACACCAGGCAAGCTCCAGACGGCTCCCGGCTCCCTCTCCACCTTCCCAGAGGGGACCTCCCCCGTGTAGTTAGAAGAGTGGCGTTCTGATACGATGGTCTTGACTCAAGTCATAGAACAGTATTCCTGATTCGATCCCCGATTGCCGATACGAGTTAATAACATGATTTGGCAATGAGAAGATGTTTCTGTCTCGGCAAGGTAGCGCCATTCCAGGCCATGCCTGATTTCAAGAGCCTTCAAGCCTGCTGCAGTAGGTAGATAGATCATGAATAACACTTGGACGCGGGATCAGCTTTTGGTTGCTTTTAATTTATATTGCAAAATGCCTTTCTCAAAAACCAAAGCCAATAATCCTTCGGTGGTCCGCGTCGCGAGTCTAATTAATCGGTCGCCTGCATCTGTTGCTATGAAACTTGGGAATTTCGGTTCATTTGATCCTGCGTTGCAGAGTAAGGGGATTACAGGATTATCCAGAGCAAGTAGAGCTGATCGTGAAATTTGGGACGAGTTCAACCAAGATTGGGACAAACTTTCCATGGAGAGCGAGTTAGCAGCTGAGCGCCTCGGTGCAGGAATGGAG
It encodes the following:
- a CDS encoding transposase; protein product: MPRMAEYLQKVLREVRELRAASFLKEIEIDRNHFHLRRVIPPTYAVSRVVGILKNVTCRRLKEQFPHVLSKVY